The sequence TTCCGGGAACTGTGCCTTCTCCAGCGGGTGCCAGTAGTCCAGCACCCAGTCTGGAggaatcacctcacgctcgaaGGCCACACCGCCGGGCGACATGGGGACTGGAATCAGAAACGAAGATTGAAACCCTTGAATGGACCTAGAAACCATGATTACTCACATTTCTTTGGCTGGAAGTGCTGTGTTTCGAACAGTTCCCGCTCACCATCGGCAACCAACTTAGAGATTTTGGCTGGATCTTTTTCGTTCTTGTTCTTATCGAAGCGTTCCCGCATCAACACAGCTTGGTAGCGGAAGATGTgtctgaaaaacaacaaaaggtACAATATTCATTTAGGTCTTATCAATTCAGTTCAGAAGTTCGATTTTTCtcacgttaaacctaattttggaattggtgcgctgtatagcgcattACCAAATGAAAACAGGACACCACTTTAGAAGTCAGTTTTAGCGTACGGATCGAGAAAAATACAACTTCGGTATTCGActgaataaattgatataatcGTCCGGCGGACAGTGTTTGTTTTGAACGTGAGCAGGTCTACAAAATTACATAAGCAAGGGACCGCACAAGGATGCACTTACCTCCGATCGTACCAACTTTCCAGATTCCGAAGGGACTTTTTGTACAACGAACAAACCCGGCGTGTGTGGGCGATTACCGCGGCCGACGGAGCGGACATTTTCGATGGTTCCCTCGGGGGATgtaatggaaaaataaatttgttgctTCTAGCTCGCACTTGCTCTTCTCGATGCACAGTCCGTCGCTTCGATGAAAATCATCCGATTCGTCAAATCTCGGGTTTTGACGTTTCGGTACAATGAAACTTTTTAAAGTCCTGTTGAGACGACGCGTCGCTCCGGCGTTACCACTCTCCTATCCCTCGCATATAgagctttgttgtttatttttacgTGGAGCTTGCAGTTGCtcatcgaatcgaaatcggGAAACATAAACCGGATTGGAATCATCCTGAAAAgagaattttaattaaatttaatatcaGTGGTAATTAGTGAACATTCGTAATATGACTGTTAACAAATATTCCATCTTGCTTCCTACGTACAATGAACGAGAGAATTTACCCATCATTATCTGGTTGATCGTAAAGTACATGAAACAAGCGTAAGTTTTTCATTGGGATCAGGATTTGCCACGTCCTTTATAAATTATAATATTCCATAGGAACATTGACTACGAAGTAATTGTAATCGATGATGGTAGTCCTGATGGTACTCTGGACGTTGCCAAGGAACTGCAGAAAATTTACGGGGAAGATAGAATTCTATTGCGACCGCGAGCATCAAAGCTGGGCCTCGGGACTGCATACATTCACGGAATAGAGCATGCGAATGGAAATTTCATCATCATTATGGACGCCGATTTGAGCCATCACGTTAGTTGGACGGCACATTCCATCCCTGTTTCCCACTAAACCAATCCCTTCTCGTAATTTCAGCCAAAATTCATTCCACAATTTATCAAACTGCAACAATCGGCGGAATATGACATCGTATCTGGTACTCGTTATAAGGGCGACGGCGGTGTCTACGGCTGGGATTTCAAGCGGAAGCTCATCTCGCGGGGCGCTAACTTCCTGTCCCAGTTGTTGCTCCGGCCAAACGCGTCGGACCTGACCGGATCCTTCCGGTTGTACAAGAAGGAAGTGTTAAAAGAGCTCATCTCCCGGTGTAAATCCAAGGGATACGTCTTCCAGATGGAGATGATTGTCCGGGCTCGTCAGCTAAGCTACACTGTCGGTGAGGTGCCGATTTCTTTCGTGGATCGCGTGTATGGACAGTCGAAACTAGGTGGCTCGGAGATTGTTCAGTTCGCTAAGAATCTGCTATATCTGTTTGCTACTACTTAATATTTCAATTTAGGTAGTAAATGTGTTTCCGGACGTAAAAtcgtttttcaattttctaaataaagtaaatttttattttattttagtcatATACTCTACTTTTATTAAGCTCTAATCAATACTACTGTAGTTGGTTTGTCCATCTCCGGTGTGGTTACGACGAGGAAGCAAAGAGTAAAACAGGAATCGCaaaatgaaattcaattttaCTAGATGCTTATGTCAGGATTTGTACTTTTTGTTTcgatgagatgaaatccagttCCGGATCGAAGGAGTTTTTTTGTAGACTGaggtgaaaacatttttttcgcttCCCATTCTCTTCCCTATAATGAATGTGGAAGATAAACGATAATCGTGTCTCCTGAGCTACtgatgaaattcttttttcatttcatcattTTTACGTCTCACTCACTGTTCGTTCGGGTCACGACATTGGCGCAGTCGGTAGGATGTCGTGACCCGCCATTTCTTTCCCAAAAATCTCCAACACCGTAACTTTTGAAACACGTTTTATTTAGTCAAGAAACTGActgagtcagtcaggtcagactTTTCTTTCTCCAGCCTACTGCGTTCTCGATTTGAATTTTCTTGCAACCAAACGCCTATTGCGATCCAGATTTGAATGCTCCCATGGaatatccattaattacgtaacgcgaaaattgGGTATTTTTGAACCCCCCTCCCTCCTATGtcagccggaagtcgcatgtcctgcgcgcgtgctcctaggttcattaccataccgccaccgttgtctgccgtatcgccattcaggtgctcttcgtagtgctgccgccacctttggatctcTTTGAATcatctcacgctcgtttgtaagaaggttcccgtttatgtccttacacatattgggctgtggcacgtggcccatacgtgaacggttcaacttctcatagaactttcgtgcattattagcgcggtacagttcctctgtctcttcacgaaaatcgagttttgtctgttccgcgcccgcttgtatcgtacctcgttcgccctcgtgcggtgttgcagcaatctcgcccatgctgcattcttctcctcaactaactgctcacattcgccatcataccagtcgtttctctgatcaggagccaccgtgcctagtgcagcgattgcggtgcttccaatggcggatcgaatatctctccatccTTCTTCATGagaagctgcgcctagctgctcttccgctgcgcgtagtcttgggctagtctaccgtcttgtagccgcccaatgtttagccgcggcggatggctccgacgcgtgttgtacatcgtcgagagttttgagcgcagacatactgcaacgagatagtggtcggattcaatattcgcactgcggtaagtccGTACG comes from Armigeres subalbatus isolate Guangzhou_Male chromosome 2, GZ_Asu_2, whole genome shotgun sequence and encodes:
- the LOC134213271 gene encoding NADH dehydrogenase [ubiquinone] 1 beta subcomplex subunit 9, translating into MSAPSAAVIAHTRRVCSLYKKSLRNLESWYDRRHIFRYQAVLMRERFDKNKNEKDPAKISKLVADGERELFETQHFQPKKFPMSPGGVAFEREVIPPDWVLDYWHPLEKAQFPEYFARREKRKEEYVVWWEKQYGKASGADSSHHH
- the LOC134213270 gene encoding dolichol-phosphate mannosyltransferase subunit 1 encodes the protein MTVNKYSILLPTYNERENLPIIIWLIVKYMKQANIDYEVIVIDDGSPDGTLDVAKELQKIYGEDRILLRPRASKLGLGTAYIHGIEHANGNFIIIMDADLSHHPKFIPQFIKLQQSAEYDIVSGTRYKGDGGVYGWDFKRKLISRGANFLSQLLLRPNASDLTGSFRLYKKEVLKELISRCKSKGYVFQMEMIVRARQLSYTVGEVPISFVDRVYGQSKLGGSEIVQFAKNLLYLFATT